In a single window of the Prinia subflava isolate CZ2003 ecotype Zambia chromosome 3, Cam_Psub_1.2, whole genome shotgun sequence genome:
- the LOC134548071 gene encoding arylsulfatase D-like isoform X3: protein MASSTQRQVLFWNGGSGGLPPNETTFARILYQRGYSTALVGKWHMGVNCKTRHDHCHHPLNHGFDYFYGMPFTLVNECQGTDDPELAKSLQETYWFYTQMIILAVFTLVIGKLANLFPVKWKIIICLAICSLLHFISWFSSYGFTKYWNCILMRNHDITEQPMNLQKTTSNMLKEAITFIERNKHGPFLLFVSLLHVHTPLITTEEFQGRSRHGLYGDNVEEMDWMVGRLLDVIDKEDLKNTTFIYFASDHGGFLEAHRGNSQLGGWNGIYKGGKGMGGWEGGIRVPGIFRWPGVLPAGTVIDEPTSLMDIYPTVVELAGGAVPQDRVLDGHSLLPLLRGTEQHSRHEFLFHYCGVFLHAVRWHHKDSGTIWKAHYATPVFQPEASGACFQRGICPCFGDGVAHHDPPLLFSLSQDPSEAHPLSADTEPLFDTVTRRMRRAVEEHRRTLTPVPQQLSPHNNMWKPWLQPCCGMFPFCGCQEENSKA, encoded by the exons gGAAGTGGCATATGGGTGTGAACTGCAAAACCCGCCACGATCACTGCCACCATCCTTTAAATCAtggttttgattatttttatggCATGCCTTTTACCCTTGTGAATGAGTGTCAAGGCACAGATGACCCTGAATTGGCCAAGTCTTTGCAAGAAACATACTGGTTTTACACTCAGATGATCATCCTTGCAGTATTTACTCTTGTGATTGGAAAACTTGCCAATTTATTCCcagtaaaatggaaaataatcaTCTGTCTGGCCATCTGCAGTCTCCTTCATTTCATCTCCTGGTTCTCCAGCTATGGTTTCACCAAGTACTGGAACTGTATCCTGATGAGAAACCATGATATCACTGAACAACCGATGAACCTACAAAAAACTACTTCTAATATGCTGAAGGAGGCAATTACATTCATTGAGAG aaacaagCATGGACCATTTCTcctctttgtttctcttttacaTGTTCACACCCCTCTCATTACCACAGAGGAGTTTCAGGGAAGAAGCAGGCATGGCCTGTATGGAGATAATGTAGAGGAGATGGACTGGATGGTGG GCAGGCTTCTGGATGTTATTGACAAAGAGGACTTGAAGAATaccacatttatttattttgcatctGATCATGGAGGATTCTTAGAGGCTCACAGAGGAAATTCTCAGCTGGGTGGATGGAATGGGATttataaag GTGGAAAAGGAATgggaggctgggaaggaggaatcCGTGTTCCAGGGATATTTAGATGGCCAGGCGTGTTGCCTGCGGGGACAGTTATCGATGAACCTACCAGCCTCATGGACATTTATCCTACAGTAGTTGAACTGGCTGGAGGGGCAGTGCCTCAGGACAG GGTCCTGGACGGGCACAGCTTGCTGCCCCTGCTGcggggcacagagcagcactccAGGCACGAGTTCCTGTTCCACTACTGCGGGGTGTTCCTGCACGCAGTGCGCTGGCACCACAAGGACA GTGGCACCATATGGAAAGCTCATTATGCTACTCCAGTGTTTCAGCCAGAAGCCTCTGGGGCCTGTTTCCAAAGAGGAATTTGTCCGTGTTTCGGGGATGGTGTAGCCCATCATGACCCTCCACTGCTGTTCAGTCTCTCACAAGATCCATCTGAGGCACATCCTCTATCAGCTGACACCGAGCCCTTGTTTGACACTGTGACGAGGAGAATGAGGAGAGCTGTGGAAGAGCACCGCAGGACACTGACTCcagtcccacagcagctgtCTCCTCACAACAACATGTGgaagccctggctgcagccatgCTGTGGGATGTTCCCCTTCTGTGGGTGtcaggaagaaaacagcaaagcatag